From the genome of Xyrauchen texanus isolate HMW12.3.18 chromosome 22, RBS_HiC_50CHRs, whole genome shotgun sequence, one region includes:
- the LOC127662856 gene encoding TBC1 domain family member 12-like: MERVEDVVEQGLTSSIDVNDNRETSKSRVYVSDPEGTRSGWAAGESSVYNPGMKHRDSNPDVAAPYDNHIRLDLIADSLSPAVGCRDGILNGFPEQQEADLVCPDDDISDLTAAVRADGMSESYRVTGSSEPGCDCAEEGLDKPDKGYLNPQLRYAVSFVGKNSPDMKMSNGDAIYEHMDHDRSHLKCLDYGRTLPEGFSRKMAALDRGMKVGNGGLLIVNSYDTLSPVSFGTLGGLPAPESPVFVHPSDGERSCERINHASAEPSEAASCDPDPADTLSDLSAKLSLSPLAENTSDYTETDPSPEEEYRETDPPLRPQNLRTHPGHTVSLSCDATPLSPGDDGYFGAEGGVDECLDTVSAPDNFPDTFGDEFEASSDQSVVAKRHGITEYLTRSLFSWKPKELKATASQSAPGWKLFGKLPLRDNPPKDSRTIQQEYESRAGPTSGPLPQPQPMRRKNLEFEPLSTTALILEDRPANLPAKSEEESQRHRQEYSEMVAGAKRRELKEAQKKKRQMKERYRQEENIANAMVIWNTEVLPNWESMRNTRRVRELWWQGVPPSIRGKVWSLAIGNELNITPELYEIFLSRAKEKWRSFNEHEDCGVSLADRESSLDLIKLDISRTFPSLYIFQKGGPYHDILHSVLGAYTCYRPDVGYVQGMSFIAAVLILNLEEANAFIAFANLLNKPCQMAFFRVDHDLMLKYFAAFEVFFEENLPKLFQHFQNNSLTPDFYLIDWIFTLYSKSLPLDVACRVWDVFCRDGEEALFRTGLGILRLYQEVLLQMDFIHSAQFLSRLPENTPAHTLFSCIANTQMVSNNRRWNQVFSALMKDGFRETDKSSSSSSPAIRS, translated from the exons ATGGAAAGAGTGGAGGATGTGGTTGAACAGGGTCTTACTTCGTCTATCGATGTCAACGACAACCGAGAGACAAGCAAATCACGCGTTTACGTTTCGGACCCTGAGGGTACACGGTCCGGGTGGGCCGCCGGAGAGAGTTCTGTTTACAATCCGGGTATGAAGCATAGAGATTCGAACCCAGACGTTGCTGCACCGTACGACAATCACATTAGGCTTGATTTGATAGCGGACTCTCTCTCTCCGGCGGTGGGGTGCAGGGACGGAATATTAAATGGCTTTCCCGAACAGCAGGAGGCGGATTTGGTATGTCCGGATGATGACATTTCCGACCTGACCGCAGCTGTGCGAGCAGACGGAATGTCCGAGTCGTATCGGGTTACCGGGTCTTCCGAGCCCGGGTGCGACTGTGCGGAGGAGGGCTTGGATAAACCCGACAAGGGTTATTTAAATCCACAGCTGAGGTATGCTGTGTCATTTGTTGGCAAAAACTCGCCAGATATGAAGATGTCTAACGGGGATGCGATCTACGAGCATATGGATCATGATCGGAGTCATTTAAAGTGTTTGGATTATGGACGTACTCTTCCCGAAGGTTTCAGCAGGAAGATGGCTGCTTTAGACCGAGGCATGAAAGTGGGGAACGGGGGGTTGTTGATTGTCAACAGTTATGACACGCTGTCTCCAGTGTCCTTCGGAACCTTGGGTGGCCTTCCTGCTCCAGAGAGCCCTGTCTTTGTTCATCCAAGTGATGGAGAGAGGTCATGTGAAAGGATCAACCATGCCAGCGCGGAGCCCTCGGAGGCGGCAAGCTGTGACCCAGATCCGGCAGACACTCTGTCAGACCTCAGTGCCAAGCTGTCCTTGTCTCCCCTTGCAGAGAATACCAGCGATTACACCGAGACCGACCCGAGCCCGGAGGAGGAGTACAGAGAGACGGACCCACCACTTCGTCCCCAGAATCTGCGGACTCACCCCGGCCACACGgtctctctcagctgtgatgcCACTCCTTTGAGCCCCGGAGATGATGGGTATTTTGGAGCGGAGGGCGGCGTTGATGAATGTCTTGACACTGTAAGCGCTCCAGACAATTTCCCAGACACATTTGGCGATGAATTCGAGGCCTCATCTGACCAGTCTGTTGTTGCTAAGAGACACGGTATCACCGAGTACCTGACCAG GAGTTTGTTTTCCTGGAAGCCCAAAGAGTTAAAGGCCACAGCTTCCCAGAGTGCTCCGGGATGGAAGCTGTTTGGGAAACTTCCACTGCGGGACAAccctcccaaagactccagaacCATCCAGCAG GAGTACGAGTCTAGGGCGGGACCCACCTCAGGACCGCTCCCTCAACCTCAGCCAATGAGACGGAAGAATCTAGAGTTTGAGCCTTTGTCCACCACTGCTCTCATTCTGGAAGACAGACCTGC GAACCTGCCAGCTAAATCAGAAGAGGAATCTCAGAGACACAGGCAGGAATACAGTGAGATGGTTGCAGGGGCCAAGAGAAGGG AGTTGAAAGAggcacagaagaaaaaaaggcaAATGAAGGAGAGATACCGTCAAGAAGAGAACATTGCCAACGCCATGGTGATCTGGAACACGGAGGTCCTGCCTAACTGGGAAAGCAT GCGTAACACTCGGCGTGTGCGTGAACTCTGGTGGCAGGGCGTTCCGCCCAGCATCCGTGGGAAAGTCTGGAGCCTCGCCATCGGCAATGAGCTCAACATCACCCCAG aaCTGTATGAGATCTTCCTGTCCAGGGCCAAAGAGAAATGGCGCAGCTTCAACGAACATGAAG ACTGTGGTGTGTCACTGGCAGACAGAGAGTCGAGTCTGGATTTAATCAAGCTGGATATCTCCAGAACTTTTCCCTCCCTCTACATATTCCAGAAG GGTGGACCATACCATGATATATTGCACAGTGTGTTGGGGGCATACACCTGTTATAGACCTGATGTAGGCTAT GTGCAAGGGATGTCCTTCATTGCTGCTGTTCTCATTCTGAATTTGGAGGAAGCCAATGCCTTCATTGCCTTTGCCAACCTCCTTAACAAACCATGCCAGATGGCCTTCTTCAGAGTGGACCATGACCTG ATGCTGAAGTATTTTGCAGCGTTTGAGGTGTTTTTTGAAGAGAATCTTCCCAAACTGTTCCAGCACTTTCAGAACAACAGCTTGACACCTGACTTTTACCTCATAGACTG GATCTTCACTCTGTACAGTAAATCATTACCGTTGGATGTGGCATGTCGCGTTTGGGATGTGTTTTGCCGAGACGGAGAGGAGGCGTTATTCCGGACGGGACTCGGAATCCTGCGGCTGTACCAGGAAGTTTTACTACAAATGGATTTCATTCATAGTGCACAGTTCCTTTCCCGACTGCCTGaaaacacacctgcacacacactctTCTCCTGCATAGCAAACACACAGATGGTCAGTAACAACCGTCGGTGGAACCAG
- the LOC127662823 gene encoding D(1)-like dopamine receptor, protein MENGTNHTQDLAHGAQEKEDGDGQNSVRALLGFVLFLLIVSTLLGNTLVCAAVVKFRHLRSKVTNFFVISLAVSDLFVAVLVMPWEAISAVAGTWLFGRFCAIWIAFDIMCSTASILNLCIISVDRYWAISSPFRYERKMTHRVAFMMIGVAWTLSILISFIPVQLNWHMAEDEEESAAGNGTNYTDNCKANLNRTYAISSSLISFYIPVVIMIATYTRIFRIAQTQIRRISSLERAVEQSQIHHQSNDCANENSLKTTFKKETKVLKTLSIIMGVFVFCWLPFFVLNCMVPFCQCVSDTTFTIFVWFGWANSSLNPVIYAFNADFRKAFSSILGCNKMFPSTTVETVNFSNELVSYQHDTTLQKEAQPLVVQLPHTASNPREEPSLPYKDSFTSNVSRNHKNIILPNIGHFEYDGEISLDTITPFTSNGLMECEGIPGQIIN, encoded by the coding sequence ATGGAGAACGGTACAAACCACACACAGGACCTCGCGCACGGGGCGCAGGAGAAAGAGGATGGAGACGGGCAGAACAGCGTACGCGCGCTGCTGGGATTCGTGCTCTTCCTCCTGATTGTCTCCACGCTGCTCGGGAACACGCTGGTGTGCGCCGCCGTGGTCAAATTCAGACATCTGCGCTCCAAAGTCACCAATTTTTTCGTAATTTCTCTGGCCGTGTCCGATCTCTTTGTGGCGGTCCTTGTAATGCCGTGGGAGGCGATATCCGCGGTGGCGGGAACGTGGCTATTCGGCCGCTTTTGCGCCATCTGGATCGCCTTTGATATAATGTGCTCCACCGCGTCCATCCTCAACCTGTGCATCATCAGCGTGGACCGGTACTGGGCCATCTCGAGCCCGTTCCGGTACGAGCGCAAGATGACCCACCGGGTGGCTTTCATGATGATCGGGGTGGCGTGGACCCTGTCCATCCTCATCTCCTTCATCCCGGTTCAGCTCAACTGGCATATGGCAGAGGATGAGGAGGAGAGCGCAGCGGGTAACGGCACCAACTACACAGACAACTGCAAAGCCAACCTAAACAGGACATATGCCATCTCTTCTTCCCTGATAAGTTTCTATATCCCCGTTGTCATCATGATCGCCACGTACACGAGGATATTCCGTATTGCGCAAACACAGATCCGCAGGATCTCCTCTTTGGAGAGGGCAGTGGAGCAGTCGCAAATCCACCACCAGTCCAACGACTGCGCCAACGAGAACTCTCTTAAAACCACCTTCAAGAAAGAGACCAAAGTGTTGAAAACACTCTCCATCATCATGGGAGTATTTGTGTTTTGCTGGCTGCCGTTTTTCGTGCTGAACTGCATGGTGCCGTTCTGTCAGTGCGTCAGTGACACTACCTTCACCATCTTTGTGTGGTTCGGATGGGCCAATTCCTCGCTCAATCCCGTCATTTACGCGTTTAACGCAGACTTCAGGAAGGCTTTCTCTTCTATTTTGGGTTGTAATAAAATGTTCCCCAGCACCACGGTGGAAACTGTGAATTTCAGTAACGAGCTGGTGTCATATCAGCATGACACGACGCTTCAGAAGGAAGCGCAGCCGCTGGTCGTTCAGCTGCCGCACACGGCGTCGAATCCGAGAGAGGAGCCGAGTCTCCCGTATAAGGATTCATTCACTTCTAACGTGTCAAGGaatcataaaaacataattttgcctAACATCGGGCATTTTGAGTACGACGGGGAGATTTCCCTGGACACTATCACACCATTTACCTCCAATGGACTTATGGAGTGCGAGGGCATCCCAGGTCAAATCATTAATTAA